Below is a genomic region from Medicago truncatula cultivar Jemalong A17 chromosome 3, MtrunA17r5.0-ANR, whole genome shotgun sequence.
TTttccaccaatcatgataaATGTAACTGAAAGTTACTTGTTTTGATTTCAGCcataaaaaaagtttagtttAACCTTTTCGATGAGGATAGAAGGATCGGAAGCAGTGTTTTGGAATACACGGTAATTCCTCTCTttccaaatcacccaaataGAGGCAAACCAAATAGTTGTGAAGAACGAATGAGTGTATCTAGGCATGCCCGCCATATATGTAAATTGaacaaaatgttgttgaagATCACCAGAAAAAACTGAAGAGATACCTAACCAATGCCACACATGAGACCAAAGAGAACTGAAAATTTCACATCCTAAAAAAAGATGTGTTGTCGTTTCCGCATTCCCGCAACCTGACACACATGTCGCATCATCTTGATGAATGACACGCCGTCGCACCAAGTTGTCTTTTGTTGGAATTCTATTGCGAAGAAGGCGCCACATAAACAAAGACACCTTTGAAGGAATGTTTTTATGCCAGATGTCGTCAACAAGATTCCCATCCGCTGACTCGCCGTAATTTGTTAGGAAGCGATATGCTTCCCGCACCAAATAGCCATGAACAGGGTCTAACGACCACCTCCAAACATCGTGAACActatcctgcaaaacaatgttcTGTAATAAAACAGAACACTCCCTCACAccctcctcctcccaagctaaTAAACGCCTACGCCACAACCCCTCCCCCTCACCATCTGCCCCCAACCTCCTCCTCATGTCCTCCACCAAACACTCCTTATTCAAGGCGAAATCAAAAAGGCGGggaaatttaaattttagagaaatttCCCCCACCCAAATGTCATGCCAGAATAAAGTATCATTGCCATCCCCAACCACCCTACGAGTGTTATTTTCAAACCAACTTCCTACCCGCTCACCAATCCCCTCGCGAATTCTACATAAAGACCGCCACCAAGCCGAGCAATGGCTGCCACCCTCCTTCAACCTCCCTCCCTCCTTCCCGTAACGAGCTTTCAAGACCCGGTACCACAACCCTTCCTTATCAaccaacatcctccaacaccactttccTAACAAAGCTACATTAAAAGCACCCACCCTCCTAACTCCTTTGGAGTACATATTGACTCCCAATTTATCCAAGCTATTTTCCTATTATCCTCacttccccccccccccccctcccccaattttttttaaaaaaaaaaagactcaatagaagaaattatacaTGCAGAggttttgaaaaaggaaagaaagtaaatcgGCAGAGAGGATAGAACACATTTCAGGACTGCCAAAAGAAAGAAACTTATGGTTCCACGACGACAGGTGAGAGACAATTCGATCAACAACAAGTTTTCAAAAAGCGATTTTCCTAGAGTTGCCTCCGATAGGCAGGCCCAAATACACAAAAGGCATGGTCCCCTTCCGACATTTCATCACCAACGCCGCTTCCGACATCTAAGAATCAGAAATGTTTACCCCCGTTAACATACTTTTGTGAAAAAATTAACCTTCAAACCCGAGATTTCCTCGAACAATATCAAAACCGCACGCATAGTACGCACATTCTTCCAACTATATTAAATACTATGTTGAAAATATACATattaaccatttttttcttaaagaataaaattgtaaaaataataggaattacaaacaaatttattagcactttaaattttcttaattcccgATATTTTTCTAAAAGGGTCCTATGTGTTAATTCAATGGtaacattaacatatatcaaatttaaaaagtattggcAGTGAAAGATATACAAGacagtaaccaaaaaaaataaagatatacaAGACAGGATGTGcagaagaaaattaaaatgccatGCGTGCATTTTCCTTTGAGACTTTGGGATGCTGAGGTGCTACCCAGTCACACACTCCCACTTAAGAACCAAAATGAAGGGACCAGACCAGAGGTTTATCGTACAAGTtatgtcacattgtcatgtagCATTTGTTATACATGAATTGGTTGCAAATGAATATTGCacaacatgcaaaaaaaaatagaggtgAATAATAAAACagtttgatatttatatttagtGTTAAATTAAGGTTAAAATaaggttttggtccctgcaaatatgtcttattttggttttagtttctgtaaaaaaaattttgtttttggtccctgtagatatgtctcattttggttttggttcctgaccccacttttgtgatgatttgcacatgtggcacatgatgactgaacccagttattagaaaaatagtccctgcaaaatattttacttttgaaaatagtatctggagggactattttcaaaaacaaaatatttgcaggtatcaaaaacaatattttttttacagggattaaaaccaaaacgaagcaTATTTGCTGGGTAAAAACAAAAGCATTAGGGAATACAATGTGAGTATTGTAATTTAACCCTACAAAATCAGAGATAAAGATACAgtaaagtttgaaaaaaaatataaataattaatagttgTGGGATTCATTTGATGGTatctattatctttttttttttttttaatatatttatgtttcattaattgacattctctatttattttaaacaaatagaGAGGATCTCTACTCATAAAATAAGCTTTTGAACAGGGATCGGAAGTAATTGAATATTACCTGGTCtaattcaaatgtttttttttttttttttttgtaagatgTATGAGTATGATAAAGTTGGAGGTATCAAGTCGGAATTCTCCATATCATAAAAGAAACGAATACATATCATAGTTGTCCTATAACTGATTTAAATAATGTGAATTATTGTACTCGAATGTCACTGTCGTTATgattatttatccaaaacaagAATacctttcttgtcaaaaaaaaaaaaaaaaacaagaataccTTGCCTTGTTATGATATTTGGTTCAAAATATCAATTGTGTTAGTTAATTTTCACTAAAGCACCTCTAATTCTTATCTCTCTTTTTATAACACAATAATTATTATTGAGGATGATAAATTGATTCTCTCCAGtgaaatataaatttgaaaagataaccaaattattaataaatgtattattatcattttttttaatttgtaaaaaaataatctaaaagggtttgaacacttgttaagaaacctaaaataaaaaatatattatgttgaaaaaaggaattttttttttttgttatattttttaagagtGAATATAGATATACacatttcaatataatattgttaattttgatctttaacaagtgttttaggtcacttgttagcattttcattTATAATACTTAATTGAAATCTCGATATTTAAGCGTCAATACTCTTGTGCTTCCAAAAAGAATGTAAGACCCTACTTTTGATAGGGGATAGACACAAACCATTGATCGATAAGATCCAACtttaaactcatttttaaacATAGAACCATAAGCTCTCACAAATGAAGCTGTTTAtgttctaaaaaaaagtagtatgcAAGCTTATTTAAATTCGAAGTTTGGTTGTGATGTAAGTATAATTTGATTAAGAATTGTTTTATTCgaaaattaaactcaaattatttttcaaacgaTTTGTTCTTTTGTAGAACTCATTAACTACTAGAGTTCAATTGGTTGActtaaaaatcacttatttaaatataagtaaaagaaaaaataatgaagatgTGATATCAGACCGAAGATCCCTAATAACGATGAAGAGATAGGTGGCTAGGTTAAATACTTAttaattatttaccaaaagtaATTAACTTCATATTTTAACGATGTTGTCAAttttttatgatgaatttttgttttttttttaagtagattATTGGTAAGAAatttacttcttaaaaaaaaaaaataagacattTGAAATTCGAATCGCCTATACATAATAATGAATTGTCTTTAGCAATTGAGTTAGATCCACGACATTAGATAcataataatgatttttttgtaataaaaataaaacggcATTCAGTCATTCAAATCAATAGAGTACATCattcaagttaatagcatataacgacataatgcctacaaaaatatatgataaaattaaagtaacCGAAATACTCATGCCTccagatctgcaacgttgacgcccaaatctttgattcaataatcgatctttcattatgaatcaaatgaacaccgcaataagacggaaaatcaaacaacgccgcacaagacgacgaacaacacaccATCACATTTGGATGACGAaatcacgaagaaaaaaaatctaaaggtccgtttgttatagattctaaaaaaaatagattttcctttaaatttttataaatagattttttggaaatttattcaaaaatagtataagttatttcaaactcatttgttataagttaaaaaagatattttcaCATTCACtaacataaatattcattgttcgagattttacatagtaaaaatcgcgtattttttttaaatgatatatctcaaaaatgatttttatgaaaagctatttgaaatagcttattttttagagattttttcaaaattttggtatccaaaaaatttataacaaaatgatgaaatatctAGAATAACATTTTAAGATAAGCTATTCaaactgattttttatttgaagttttccttaaaaaattctttgttaaaaaaactttaacaaaaacatgttacactacaaaaatctattttaaaaaaagttataacaaacggGCCATAAATCTATGagaaaaatcacttatttaaattgaaatatagagagaaaaatgaagagggATGATTTCAGGtaaaaaattgaccaaaaacCACCTCTCAATGAAGAAACTAGAAGAGAAAACTTAGAAAAAACTACAGTCGACTTgttagagaaaaatatataataatgaaTTGTCTTTAGCAATTGAGTTAGATTCACGACAATAGAAACCATTAaaatcaatacttttttttactgttttttttatttaagatttCTTTTATGGTTTGAACTACCTTCACATATTATAATGCACTGTCTTTAACAATAGAGCAAAATCGACTACGTTAGAAACCATTAAAATCAATGATTTCCTGTACGgtttttacttttaataaaCGGGGATAATTGATTATGCAACTTTTTCATGCTCGTGTTGCATGTGACTATTAATTCAAAACGACAAAATAATGCCAGAGTCTATGTCCTCACAAGATTAGTAGGATACCCCAACGAAAATCCACACGCCATATGGATTGAGATTTTCATATTCAAATTATCCATTATTGTTGAATTGCATGTGTCCCCTTGTTTCTTCTACGCGGAGATTATTATGTCCATTGGAAAAATATTAAAGTGCACGGATGATCTATTTACTgtcgagtaaatagtcaatttttttcctgaaattgtaagtttcatcaattactctcttgaaattttacaacgttagtcaatttactccctccgtcaaatttttctgttagtgaacatgacgttttgcaaataccctcTGAatttttgcacttatgtgcaaaatgccccccaaacttaaaaatttatattatttttttcttaaaaacaaacaattaatagttaaatattaaaactaactattagttttgaaatttgggaaaactacatgcatatatacatcaaaataggccccaaaatggggaaaaatatgtattttttaaagtgacaataatgggatgatttgtggattaatattgggggttgtgtagtttaaatgatttgagcaaattgttgaaggagttggaggagttaaaagactaagatggtgaaggagaaaatataaatttaaatctgattattaatttgtttataaacctctaaaaataataatttgtctattagaaataaccattattgtcactttaaaaatacacatttttccctattttgatgtatatatgtatgtagttttttcaaactccaaaattaatagttagctttaatatttaactattaattgtttgtttttaagaaaaaaataatataaatttttaagtttgggggcattttgcacataagtgcaaaacttcagggggggtatttgcaaaacgtcatgttcactaacagaaaaatttgacggagggggtaaattgactaacgttgtgaaatttcagggggggtaattgaagttttgttaatttcaggagggtaattgatgaaacttacaatttcaggggagaaattgactatttactcatttacTGTCTACTCAATTGATTTGTTCATGActtaataaaaattgatttgtttatgAGAAATCACAAATTACAcatcaaaaatgataaaaccTGTATGAATCCAAAATGACTACAAACATTACCTCTagcttttacttttttattgaattaaattcataaatgttttatcattttatatgagatatatttttaaaatgtgaaaTTCTAATGGATTTCACTGAATGAAGAGTGGTTGTTAAAAAAGTGTTAGAAAAAAAGAATTCATAAAGACTTTTTTACTAGGAAAATGCTAATTGGTGCTTAAGGAAGctaaaaaagaaagtttaaGTTGAAAATGATATTTACTTTTAAGAAATTGACTACACAACTTCTGATATAATATTGTATTTGATGGATAAATAAGAACTTGAcaatttaaattatcaattaaaaaattgattcaatttcATTAAAAGTATGAACAATCAAAACAATAGGAGAAACAATTTGTTTTGTTCAGGAACTAAATTATCTGAATAGATAATATCACATTGATGAAGAATGCGATATGTTGTTGAAGATCTCGCTAGAATCTATGGAAGATGCCCCGTTGCCTGTGAGACGGATGGAGGTTGTACCTGCACACACACACCCTATGACGCCCAAGTAAGATGAGAAATAAGGAGGTTGAGAGGTTTATGGAAAATAGTAagcttacttttttttttttgatgaaaaataataagCTTATTTGGCATTGTAGGGGAGTTCTCCTTATATAGACAGACATTGCGGTCGAGTTCTCCTTATATAGACATAATGGAGAGCGTATCTTGCAATCAGGTCTGATCATCTGTCTTGTCAAGTGATTTTGATCTTTTAGCCAGACCGaaacacaatcaacaacaaatattaaaattttaaaacttattttaatatcattatcaaatatatttaatacatttttatatACAATTAAGTGTAATAGTCCGCAATAATCATcgaaatgtttttatttattaagtgTTTAGTTTTAGTCGTTTAGTTGTTTCGTGACCTAAAATTTCTTCCACAATTCACACCGTATTCTTATAccatactccctccattccttttcttttgatgttttagctcttgacacaagttttaaggaataattaaagtatataaacatttgtgtgttttttacttaaatatccttatttatcattaaattcacatgtgataaaTCAAATGTCACAACTactttaatagtttattgtgttttccaacaagagtaaacttgagaaaacaataataaattcactaaaacatcaaaagttttaaaatatagttaaagttctaaaacatcaaaagaaaaggaatgaatGGAGTATTTTcccttctattttttctttccctctcgTGCAACTCTCGCACACTCTCTCTTTTTCATCCTTTTTGCAACTCACACTCTATTTTCACTTCAATTCTCCTTCTTCTCTATTTTCACTTTTAAGTTACGTAGTATCGTCCCGATTTGAGGGGTAACATTAGGTGATGTTGTGGTTGGTGATATTGGTCAACCACAATATCACAagtgtctttcttctttctttttcacaatatttttttgtttatttatacaCTTATGATATTGTAGTTGACCAAtgtcaccaaccacaatgtcacccaaATATTTTCCCCGATTTGAGTTACCGTAGTTCGATTTTACCCACCTAAATCCGACTTAAATCAACCATGACAACCAGAATAACCCGAATAGACCCATCCACGGGTCATTTTGGTTGCTCAGTTTGAGTCGGTTAGTAAAATATTGCCCAAACCTTCACTTGACTATGCACTGTGAAACACGTGCTCACTGCTATGCACCATAAGAAAGTTATTTTTAGACAATCCCTGATTCCTCCAAGCGGAAAGGCAAGAGActatatcctaaaaaaataagGGGATTCTTCTGAATtctaatagaaaaagaaaatgagatcaACCAATTGTCTTGTAGtgaaatataaaaagaataaaacatacCTATAATGCTATAGAAACTACCCAACAAAATTCCCTCAAAGCACATTTACtttcattaataaaatattgcaataatattttattgacaATAATTTTATTGTGATTAATTCGTGTAATTGACTTAATCAAAGTTTAAACTATAAATTAACTTAACTATCTATTCAATTGAATTAGCCACATTTTCGAACATGTTTAATTAGGTGTTAGTGGTGTTTGAAAAAATGAATGTCTATAAAACATTTTGTTATATCTATTAATGAAGAATGAATTAAATTGGTTTAAATGGAGTgtaaattaaataagttttcTATCGTGTTAAACTATAATGAATGATGTTTCAATTCATAAATAATTAACTTGTACATAGAAAAATTTAACtcttttcttcaacattagaaCCTCGTTGGTATGTAGTTTGTAAACAATTTTATATGCATGCTATAAACTTTGATATTGGTTTGGGCCTACTCAAGGTAAAAATAGTCTAACAAACAATCTTTAGAATGGAatactgatttttttaataactctTCGATTtgtaaat
It encodes:
- the LOC112420237 gene encoding uncharacterized protein, with protein sequence MYSKGVRRVGAFNVALLGKWCWRMLVDKEGLWYRVLKARYGKEGGRLKEGGSHCSAWWRSLCRIREGIGERVGSWFENNTRRVVGDGNDTLFWHDIWVGEISLKFKFPRLFDFALNKECLVEDMRRRLGADGEGEGLWRRRLLAWEEEGVRECSVLLQNIVLQDSVHDVWRWSLDPVHGYLVREAYRFLTNYGESADGNLVDDIWHKNIPSKVSLFMWRLLRNRIPTKDNLVRRRVIHQDDATCVSGCGNAETTTHLFLGCEIFSSLWSHVWHWLGISSVFSGDLQQHFVQFTYMAGMPRYTHSFFTTIWFASIWVIWKERNYRVFQNTASDPSILIEKVKLNFFYG